The following is a genomic window from Collimonas fungivorans Ter331.
GTTGCCCTTGAAAAAAGAATTATGCCCATACGCCGCATGCGCCACCACCAGCGCCTGCATGGTCATGGTGTTTTCTTCCATCAGGTAGGCGATGCAGGGATTCGAATTGATGACGATTTCGTAGGCCAGCCCCATCTGCCCGCGCTTGTAGTCGCGTTCGGTCATCAGGAAATGCTTGCCGAACGACCAGTGCCGGTAATTCACCGGCATGCCGGCCGAGGCATAGGCGTCCATCATCTGTTCGGCGGTGATGATTTCCAGCTGGATCGGATAGATATCCAGCTTGTAATTGGCGGCGACGCGGGCAATCTCATCGTTGTACAGCTCGATCAGATCGAAAGTCCAGTCGGACGGGCACGGCAAAGGCTGGTGGATCAGGCGGTCGTTCATGAGTGCACCTGCTTTTCAAACAGTTCGCGGAACACCGGATAGATCTCGCTGGCAGCCTGCACTTTTTTCATCGCAAACTGGGGATTGACCGCAGCGATCTGCTGATATTCGGTCCATAGGTTCTGCTCTTCGACGGTAACCTGGATGTAGGCGAAATAACGCGAGCGCGGCAGTATTTCCAGCTCCAGCAGCTGCCGGCATTTCGGTGAATCGTCATTCCAGTTGTCGCCGTCGGAGGCTTGCGCGCCGTAGATATTCCAGTCGCCCGGCGGATAACGCTCGTCGATGATCTGCTTCATCAGTTCCAGCGCGCTGGACACTACCGTGCCGCCGCTTTCCTGGGAATGGAAGAAGGTTTCTTCATCGACCTCGTCGGCGCGCGTGTGATGGCGGATGAAGACGACTTCGATATGTTCGTAGTTACGGGTCAGGAACAGGTAAAGCAGGATGAAAAAACGCTTCGACAGGTCTTTGCGCTGCTCATCCATCGAACCCGATACGTCCATCACGCAAAACATCACGGCCCGGCTCGACGGTTGCGGCACCTTGACCCGGTTGACGTAGCGCAGGTCGAACGGATCGATGAACGGGATGCGCCAGATGCGGCCTTTGAGGTGATGGATATCGTCTTCCAGGCGCTTGATTTCCTCGCGCCTGTCTTGCGGATCGGCCTTGAGCGTCTCCATCAGCAGTTCCAGCTCGCGCAGCCTGACCACCAGCGGCGAACCGAGCGCGATCCGCCGTCCCAGCGAGCTCCGCAGGGAACGCACGATATCGATATTGTTGGGTGAGCCGTCGGTCGAATAACCGGCGCGCATGTTTTTCCAGCTCGGCACCGCCAGCAGGTTGGTCTTGATCAGGCGCGGCAATTCCAGGTCTTCGAAGAAATACTGCATGAATTCTTCACGCGACAACTGGAATACAAATTCATCTTCGCCTTCGCCCTGGTCGCTGGCCGAACTGCCGCCGCCGCCCTGGCCGCCGTCCGGACGGGCAATGCGGTCGCCTTGCAGGTAATCCTGGTTGCCGGGATGGACCATTTCGCGCTTGCCGCCGGGACCGTGGCCGAATATCGGTTCGCTGATGCCCTTGCGCGGAATGCTGATGCTCTTGGCGTTCTCGATTTCCTTGATGCCGCGGTCGCGCACTGCTTCCGTGACCGAGCGATGGATGGCCGCCCGGAAGCGCCGCAGGAAGCGCTCCCGGTTGGCAATGCTTTTGTTCTTGCCAGACAGTCTACGGTCGATTATCTGATGCAACACGGTCGGCTCTCCTAGGGTGAGTCGCTGTACTTATCCGATGCGTACCCAATGCCCACCTTACGACGATTTGCGCACACGCAGATACCATTCGCACAGCAAGCGCACCTGTTTCGGCGTGTAACCCTTGCTGACCATGCGATTGACGAAATCTTCATGCTTGCGCAATTCTTCGTTCGAACCTTTGGCGTTGAATGAAATAACCGGTAACAAGTCTTCGGTATTCGAGAACATCTTCTTCTCGATCACCACGCGCAGCTTTTCATAGCTGGTCCAGAGCGGATTCTTGCCGGCGTTCGAGACCCGTGCGCGCAGCACGAAATTGACGATTTCGTTACGGAAATCCTTGGGATTGCTGATGCCGGCAGGTTTTTCGATTTTTTCCAGCTCGCCGTTCAAGGCGGCGCGGTCAAAGCTTTCACCGGTGTCATGGTCGCGGAATTCCTGGTCCTGTATCCAGAAGTCGGCGTAGGTAACGTAACGATCGAAGACGTTCTGGCCGTATTCCGAATACGATTCGAGATAGGCGGTCTGGATTTCCTTGCCGATGAATTCGGCATATCGGGTGGCCAGCGTATCCTTCACGTAAGACAGGTATTTCTGCTCGATCTCTTGCGGAAACTGTTCACGCTCGATCTGCTGTTCCAGCACATACATCAGGTGCACCGGATTGGCCGCGACTTCGGTCGAATCGAAATTGAATACGCGCGACAGTATCTTGAAGGCGAAGCGGGTCGAGACCCCCGTCATGCCTTCATCGACGCCGGCGTAATCGCGATATTCCTGGAACGATTTGGCTTTCGGATCGCTGTCTTTCAGGTTCTCGCCGTCATATACCTGCATCTTGGAGAAGATGCTGGAATTCTCCGGCTCGCCCAGGCGCGTCAGGATGGAAAACTGCGCCATCATCTTCAGCGTGCCCGGCGCACAGATTGCCTTGCCCAGCGACGAAGTGCGGATCAGCTTTTCGTAGATCTTGATTTCTTCCGACACCCGCAGGCAATACGGCACCTTGACGATGTAGATACGATCGAGCAAGGCTTCGTTGTTTTTATTGTTGCGGAACGCTTTCCATTCCGATTCGTTGGAGTGGGCCAGGATGATGCCGTCGAACGGGATCGCGCCAAAACCTTCGGTGCCCTTGAAATTGCCTTCCTGGGTGGCGGTCAGCAACGGATGCAGCACCTTGATCGGCGCCTTGAACATTTCGACGAATTCCAGCAAACCCTGGTTCGACAGGCACAGGCCGCCGGAATAGCTGTAGGCGTCGGCGTCGTCCTGCGAATATTGTTCCAGCTTGCGGATATCGACCTTGCCGACCAGGGTGGAGATGTCCTGGTTGTTTTCATCGCCCGGCTCGGTCTTGGAAATCGCGATCTGCCGCAGGATCGAGGGATAACGCTTGACCACGCGGAACTTGCGGATGTCGCCGTTGAATTCATGCAGGCGCTTGACGGCCCACGGACTCAGTATCGATTTCAGGTAACGGCGCGGAATGCCGTACTGTTCTTCCAGGATGGCGCCGTCTTCTTCGTAGTCGAACAAGCCCAGCGGCGACTCGTTGACCGGCGATCCCTTGAGGGAATAGAACGGCACATGCTCCATCAACTGTTTGAGGCGCTCGGCGATCGACGATTTGCCGCCGCCCACCGGACCGAGCAGATACAGGATCTGCTTGCGTTCTTCCAGGCCTTGCGCGGCGTGCCGGAAATAAGCGACCACCTGTTCGATCACTTCTTCGGCGCCGTAGAATTCCTTGAACGCCGGATAGACCTTGAGCACCTTGTTGGCAAAGATGCGCGACAAGGAAGGATCGTGCCTTGTATCAACCTGCTGCGGTTCGCCTATCGCCATCAGCATGCGTTCCCCAGCTGTTGCATAACAGCTGGGATCAGTCTTACAAAGCGCAAGATATTCTTCTAAGGAAAATTCTTCTTCTCTGGTTTTGTCGAACCGACTCGCAAAGCTGCTGTAGATATCCATATCACCCCCGCATCAACGATGTTGCGAAAACAAATTGAAGATTATTTCTACCGATTTCGACCTCTTCAGATACGCACAGTTCCTTGATCAGCCGGCTTCGTTTTTCGATGCGGCCCAGAAGAGGATTTACACGATTTTGATTCTAAACCTTTTTCTAAGATGCAACAGGGTTTTCTGATTTTTCATTCCAAGGCGCGACCTTGAATAAAATCAACATCCCCGGCAGCGCCAGTACAAAACACAATATGAAAAAATGGAACCAGCCGGTTTCAGCAACAATGTAACCGACCGAGGAATTGATAAAGGTGCGTGGCACCGCAGCAAGGCTGGTAAACAAGGCATATTGCGTCGCCGTGTAGCGCGGATCGGTGGTGCGCGCGATATACGCCACGAAAGCGGCGGTGCCGAGGCCGACGCCGAACGCCTCGCCGCCGATCACGATAGCCAGCACCAGCGGATCGGGGCCGGTCTGGGCCAGCCAGGCAAAACCGAGGATGGTCACCGCCTGCACCACGCCGAAAATCCACAAGGCGCGGTTAATGCCGATCTGCATCATCCAGATGCCGCCGACCAGGCCGCCGACCAGGCTGGCCCACAAGCTGGTGGTCTTGGAAATGACGCCGATTTGGGTCAACGAAAAACCGAGATCGATATAAAACCGGGTAGCAAGCGCGGTCGCCATGCTATCGCCCAGCTTGTACAGGAAGATGAAAGCCAGCACCCACAACGCGCTGCGCCAGCCGTCGCGGGCAATGAATTCCTGGAACGGCAGCACCACCGCTTGCCGCAGGTTCTTCGGCGGCGCGCCGTATACCGCCGGTTCCTTGATCATCAGGGTGCAGACCAGGCCCGGCAGCATGAATCCTGCCGTAATCCAGAATACTGCCTGCCAGCTCATATGGTCGGCCAGGAACAGCGACAGCGCGCCCGGCACCATGCCGGCTACCTTGTAGGCGTTGACGTTGATCGCCGCACCCAGGCCCTGTTCGTTGTCAGGCAGGATTTCGCGCCGGTAGGCGTCGATCACGATGTCCTGGCTGGCCGAGAGGAAGGCCACCAGCGAGGCCATGAAGGCAATCGTCGCCACCTGGGTGTGCGGATTTAGCATGCCCATGCCGCCGATAGCGACAAACAGGCTGGCCTGGGTCAGCATCATCCAGCTGCGCCTGCGGCCCAGCTTGCCGAAATGAAAGCGGTCCATCAGCGGCGACCACAGGAATTTCCAGGTGTAAGGAAACATCACCAGCGCAAACAGGCCGAGCGCTTTGACATCCAGGCCGGATTTGCTCAGCCATGCTTGCAGCAGGCTGAGCAGGATAAACAGCGGCAGGCCGGAACTGAAGCCGAGGAAGGCGCAGATCAGCATGCGCCGGTTGAGGTAGTGGTGCCAGGGATTTGAATCTGATGTCATGGATGCGCCTGCGGCGGCGGGAGTTTAGGATCCGGCGCCGGGCCGCAGCCTGGCGCCGGTTTCCTTATTTTTTTCGGAAACGGAATACCGCAAGACTACCACGCCAGTTTGGCAGCACCGATATCGGCTGGCCATCATGCAAGGCGACGCATTCGAGTACCTCCAGGCCGACTTCATTGGCCAGCTCTTCAAAATCCTTGATGGTGGCGCAGCGCAGGTTGGGCGTGTCGTACCATTCGTACGGCAGCGACTTGGACACCGGCATACGGCCGCGCAGCAGCGCTACCCGGTGCGGCCAGTAAGCAAAATTGGGGAAGGAAACGATCGCTTCGCGCCCGACCCGGGCGATGTCACGTAATACTCCTTCAACATTTTTCATCATTTGCAGCGCCGACAGGCACAGCACGGTGTCGAAGGCGTTGTCGGCAAACAGCGTCAGCCCGGCTTCCATGTCCTGCTGGATCACCGAAACGCCGCGCGCCACGCAGACCGGGATCTTGCTATCGTCGATTTCCACGCCGTAGCCGGCGCATTGCTTGTCGGACTGCAGGTAATCGAGCATGACGCCATCGCCGCACCCCAGGTCGAGCACCTGCGACTCGCCGCGCACCCAGTGCGCGATAAAGGCCAAATCGGGCCGCAAGCTGCTTAATTGATCAAAATTCATGCACTGCTCCTGCCGCTTCAGTCACTGCTGTCGATGCCGCCGGCTGTTCCAGCTCCTGCCAGATGCGGTTGTAATATTCGCCCACCACGCTCATGTAACGCGGGTCGTCCAGCAAAAAGGCGTCGTGGCCGTGCGGCGCATCGATCTCTGCATAACTGACGCGGCGCTTGTTGTTGACCAGCGCCTGCACCATTTCACGGCTGCGTTCCGGCGAAAAGCGCCAGTCGGTCATGAACGAGACCAGCAGGAACTGCGCCTCGGTCTTGCTCAGGGCGCGGGTCAGGTCGCCGTCGTATTCCTTGGCCGGGTCGAAATAATCGAGGGCCTTGGTGATCAGCAGGTAGGTGTTGGCGTCAAAGTATTCGGAAAATTTGTCGCCCTGGTAGCGCAGGTAGGATTCGATTTCGAAATCGATGCCGAAACCGAACTGGTAGGCGCCGGAACGCAGGTCGCGGCCGAATTTCTCGGCCATGTCGTCGTCCGACAGATAAGTGATATGGCCCACCATGCGCGCTACCCGCAAGCCGTTCTTCGGCACCACGCCATGGGCGTAATAGTCGCCGCCATGGAAACCGGGGTCGGTCAGGATGGCCTGGCGCGCGACGTCGTTGAACGCGATGTTTTGCGCCGACAGTTTGGGCGTCGAGGCGATCACCACGCAATGGCGCAGGCGGGTCGGATACAACAGGCTCCAGGCCAGCGCCTGCATGCCGCCCAGCGAACCGCCCATGACGGCGGCGAACTGGACGATGCCGAGCGCATCGGCCAGGCGTGCCTGCGCTTGCACCCAGTCTTCCACGGTCACGACCGGGAAGTCGGCGCCATACGGTTTGCCGGTGGCGGCGTTGAGGTGCATGGGGCCGGTCGAGCCGAAACAGGAACCGAGGTTGTTGACGCCGATGACGAAGAACTTGTTGGTGTCGAGCGCCTTGCCCGGCCCCACCATGTTGTCCCACCAGCCGACATTCTTTTCGTCGTCCTGGTACACGCCGGCGACGTGGTGCGAGGCGTTCAGGGCGTGGCACACCAGCACCGCATTCGACTTGTCGGCGTTGAGGCTACCGTAGGTTTCGTACACCAGTGTGTAATCCGCCAGCAGCGCGCCGCTTTGCAGCTGCAGCGGCGTCGCGAAATGCATGGACTGCGGGGCAACTATTCCGAGGGACATGGTAAGGACCTAATAACAATAAAAAAAGCCCGAGAGCTTTCGCTAATCGGGCTAAATTCTGGGCTTGTACTTCAAGCTCGCTTTAGCCGTATTTATTTGGCAGCGCCTGGTCCAGTGACCGGATGCTGCCGCGCGCCCGCAAGCTGAGGTGGTAAGACCATTCAAATCGGCGCGATAGCCAAGAATAACCAAGTCGGGGCCTGGCGTCAAACCGGAACTGTATATATCAGGCGACGGTCATGCGCATCTGGCTGACTGCGGCAGCAATTGCGCTCGGCTCGGTATTGCGCAGGATTTTCCTGGTTTGCAGCGTCAGTTCGTCCAGGTCGCTGTTCAGCACTTCCTGCTTCACCGCCAGCAGTTGCGCCGGATGCATGGAAAACTCCAGCAGCCCCATGCCCAGCAGCAAACGCGTGAATTTGACGTCGCCCGCCATTTCGCCGCATACCGAGACCGGAATGCCGGCCTTGCGCCCCAGGGCAATCACGGTCGACAGCAAGAACAGCACCGCCGGGTGCAGCGGATTGTACAAATGCGCCACTTCGTGGTCGACGCGGTCGATCGCCAGCGTGTACTGGATCAGGTCGTTGGTGCCGATCGACAGGAAATCCATGCGCTTGATGAACATCGGCAAGGCCAGCGCCGCTGCCGGAATTTCTATCATGGCGCCGGTCTGGATCGATTCGTCGAAGGCCACGCCTTCATCGCGCAGCTGCTGCTTGGCTTGGCCGATCATGGCCAGGGTCTGGTCGATTTCGAAAGCGTGCGCCAGCATCGGGATCAGCAGCTTGACCTTGCCGAAGGCTGAAGCGCGCAGGATCGCCCGCAACTGCGTCAGGAACAGCTGCGGCTCGGCCAGGCAGTAACGGATCGCGCGCAAGCCCAGCGCCGGGTTGAGCGCGGTCTGCTCCTCGGTATTGATCGGCTTGTCGGCGCCGACATCGAGCGTGCGGATGGTCACCGGCCGGCCCTTCATCGCCGTCACCGCCTGGCGGTAGGATTCGAACTGCTCATCCTCGGTCGGCAGCTCGTGCTGGGGGCCGATACGGCCCATGAACAGGAATTCCGAACGGAACAGACCGACGCCGCTGGCGCCGGCATCCATCGCCGCTGCACAATCGCTGGGCAGTTCGATGTTGGCCAGCAGGCTGATTTCAGTGCCGTCCAGGGTCACCGCGCGGGTCTTCTTGATCTTGCCGAGTTTTCTGCGCGAACGCAGCAGGTGCGCCTGCCGTTCTCGATATTGTTTGAGTATCACTGTTGCCGGGTCGACAATCACGACGCCGGCATCGCCGTCGATGATGATCCAGTCATCCTGCTTGATCAGGCGCGAAGCGTTGTTCATGCCGACTGCGGCCGGGATATCCAGGCTGCGCGCCACGATCGCGGTATGCGAATTCTGGCCGCCGAGGTCGGTGACGAAACCGGCGAAGGCGCGGTCGCGAAATTGCAGCATGTCGGCCGGGGAAATGTCGTACGCCACCACCACGATATTGGCGAACGAAGCGCCGTCGCTGTCGACTTCCGGCAGCCGGGTGGAAGTGCCGGTCAGCACTTTCAGCAGGCGCTCGCCCACCTGCAGCACGTCCATCTTGCGCTCACGCAGGTAGGTGTCTTCGATTTCGTCGAATTGCGCCGACAGCTCGTCGATCTGGGTCACCAGCGCCCACTCGGCGTTATATTGGCGATTGCGGATGATATCGAGCGACATTTCGGCCAGCATCGGGTCCGACAGGATCAGCAGGTGGACGTCGACAAAGGCGCCCAGCTCGGGCGGCGATTCTTTCGGCAGGTCGGCGCGTATGGTCTGCAGTTCGGTGCGCACCCTGGTGACGGCGCTCTGCAGGCGCTGGACTTCGGCTTCGACCTCGGTTTCGCCGATCAGGTAGTGCTTGACGTCCATCGCCGCCGGCGCCAGCAGATGGGCGCGGCCGATCGCGATGCCGCGTGAAACCGGAATGCCATGTAAGGTGAAAGATGCCATCTGGTCGCCCAATTTTATACATTGCGGGACAGAGTCCGACAGCCACTCCGCTCCCAACTGACTAGATAGATAAAACGCGCAGGTTGCAATTAAATTGCAAAAAATAATTGGGCAGTGTCCGGACACGCGTCTCGGCGTGTACGGTCACAAATCAGGATCATTCCCCTTCGCCGAACTTGTCTTGAATCAACTGATATAAGGCATCAAAGCAGGTCTTCTCATCTTCGCCCTCGGCTTCCAGCAATATCGTGCTGCCCTTGCCGGCCGCCAGCATCATCACGCCCATGATCGACTTGGCGTTGACGCGGCGCTTGTTGCGGGTCATCCAGACTTCACTTTTGAATTTGCTTGCCAGTTGCGTAAATTTGGCTGACGCGCGAGCGTGCAGGCCGAGTTTATTGATGATTTCGATTTCTTGTTGAATCATTTGTCTTTTATCTAATATTGGATTTATTGAAAGACCCGGCCCGGCAGACAATCATCTAATGCGCCACGCGCACCCGGCTATCGACCCTGACCGCTCCGCCCTGGCCGCCCGCCAGCGCCATTTCAGTCACCACGTCGAGCGTATCGTTGCGATAGGTCAAGGCGCGCAGCAGCATCGGCAGGCTGATGCCGGCAATCACCTGGGTCTGGTTGCCGGTGCAAAACGGCAGCGTGCAATTGGATGGCGTACCGCCCATGACGTCGGTAATCACCAGCACCCCCGAACCATCGTCCAGGCGCGCCGCGGCCTGCTTGGCCAGTTTCTGTACTTCGACGGGATTCTGGTCGGCGACCACATCGATTGCTTCAAGCCGCTCCGGCATCTGACGAAACACGTGAGAGGCAGCTGCGATGAATGCCTGGCCCAGAGGGGCGTGGGTTAAAAGGAGAATGCCGATCATAGTTTCAATTTCAAATCCGGCTTGCGGATTCGTCCCGGTTTACAACGGTTTTACAGCAACGACCGTCCTGGTCCGCAGCTTCGGCTGCCAGTGACCAGAACAACAAAATAAGTTACAGCGCCGCTTCCAGCGCATCGATGAACATCTCGGCAACATCAAAACCGGCCTGTTGCTTAATTTCCTGAAAGCAAGTCGGGCTAGTGACATTGACTTCGGTCAGATAATCGCCAATCACATCTAATCCTACCAGCAACAGGCCACGCTGTGATAACACCGGCCCAAGTGCTTCGCCGATTTCGCGGTCGCGCGCCGTCAGCGGCTGGGCGACGCCGATGCCGCCGGCCGCCAGGTTGCCGCGCACTTCGCTGCCCTGGGGGATCCGCGCCAGCGAATAGGGCACGACTTTACCGCCAATTACCAATACGCGCTTGTCGCCGGCGACTATTTCCGGGATGAAACGCTGGATCATGATGGTGCGGTGGCCGTTGTCGGTCAGGGTTTCGATGATAGAGCCCAGGTTCAGGCCGTCTTGCCGCACCCTGAAAATGCCGGCGCCGCCCATGCCGTCGAGCGGCTTCAGGATCACGTCCTGGTGTTCCGCGTGGAAGGCGCGCAGGCGCGCCGCATCGCGCGTCACCAGGGTCGGCGAGGTGTATTTGGAGAATTGGGCAATCGCCAGCTTTTCATTGTGGTCGCGGATTGCCTGCGGTTTGTTGAATACCCGCGCACCTTGTGTTTCCGCCAATTCCAGCAGATAGGTGGTGTAGATGTATTCCATGTCGAAAGGCGGGTCCTTGCGTAGCAGGATCGCATCGAACTCCGACAGGAACATGGCCGACGGC
Proteins encoded in this region:
- the ptsP gene encoding phosphoenolpyruvate--protein phosphotransferase — its product is MASFTLHGIPVSRGIAIGRAHLLAPAAMDVKHYLIGETEVEAEVQRLQSAVTRVRTELQTIRADLPKESPPELGAFVDVHLLILSDPMLAEMSLDIIRNRQYNAEWALVTQIDELSAQFDEIEDTYLRERKMDVLQVGERLLKVLTGTSTRLPEVDSDGASFANIVVVAYDISPADMLQFRDRAFAGFVTDLGGQNSHTAIVARSLDIPAAVGMNNASRLIKQDDWIIIDGDAGVVIVDPATVILKQYRERQAHLLRSRRKLGKIKKTRAVTLDGTEISLLANIELPSDCAAAMDAGASGVGLFRSEFLFMGRIGPQHELPTEDEQFESYRQAVTAMKGRPVTIRTLDVGADKPINTEEQTALNPALGLRAIRYCLAEPQLFLTQLRAILRASAFGKVKLLIPMLAHAFEIDQTLAMIGQAKQQLRDEGVAFDESIQTGAMIEIPAAALALPMFIKRMDFLSIGTNDLIQYTLAIDRVDHEVAHLYNPLHPAVLFLLSTVIALGRKAGIPVSVCGEMAGDVKFTRLLLGMGLLEFSMHPAQLLAVKQEVLNSDLDELTLQTRKILRNTEPSAIAAAVSQMRMTVA
- a CDS encoding PTS sugar transporter subunit IIA produces the protein MIGILLLTHAPLGQAFIAAASHVFRQMPERLEAIDVVADQNPVEVQKLAKQAAARLDDGSGVLVITDVMGGTPSNCTLPFCTGNQTQVIAGISLPMLLRALTYRNDTLDVVTEMALAGGQGGAVRVDSRVRVAH
- a CDS encoding PrkA family serine protein kinase produces the protein MDIYSSFASRFDKTREEEFSLEEYLALCKTDPSCYATAGERMLMAIGEPQQVDTRHDPSLSRIFANKVLKVYPAFKEFYGAEEVIEQVVAYFRHAAQGLEERKQILYLLGPVGGGKSSIAERLKQLMEHVPFYSLKGSPVNESPLGLFDYEEDGAILEEQYGIPRRYLKSILSPWAVKRLHEFNGDIRKFRVVKRYPSILRQIAISKTEPGDENNQDISTLVGKVDIRKLEQYSQDDADAYSYSGGLCLSNQGLLEFVEMFKAPIKVLHPLLTATQEGNFKGTEGFGAIPFDGIILAHSNESEWKAFRNNKNNEALLDRIYIVKVPYCLRVSEEIKIYEKLIRTSSLGKAICAPGTLKMMAQFSILTRLGEPENSSIFSKMQVYDGENLKDSDPKAKSFQEYRDYAGVDEGMTGVSTRFAFKILSRVFNFDSTEVAANPVHLMYVLEQQIEREQFPQEIEQKYLSYVKDTLATRYAEFIGKEIQTAYLESYSEYGQNVFDRYVTYADFWIQDQEFRDHDTGESFDRAALNGELEKIEKPAGISNPKDFRNEIVNFVLRARVSNAGKNPLWTSYEKLRVVIEKKMFSNTEDLLPVISFNAKGSNEELRKHEDFVNRMVSKGYTPKQVRLLCEWYLRVRKSS
- a CDS encoding AmpG family muropeptide MFS transporter, encoding MTSDSNPWHHYLNRRMLICAFLGFSSGLPLFILLSLLQAWLSKSGLDVKALGLFALVMFPYTWKFLWSPLMDRFHFGKLGRRRSWMMLTQASLFVAIGGMGMLNPHTQVATIAFMASLVAFLSASQDIVIDAYRREILPDNEQGLGAAINVNAYKVAGMVPGALSLFLADHMSWQAVFWITAGFMLPGLVCTLMIKEPAVYGAPPKNLRQAVVLPFQEFIARDGWRSALWVLAFIFLYKLGDSMATALATRFYIDLGFSLTQIGVISKTTSLWASLVGGLVGGIWMMQIGINRALWIFGVVQAVTILGFAWLAQTGPDPLVLAIVIGGEAFGVGLGTAAFVAYIARTTDPRYTATQYALFTSLAAVPRTFINSSVGYIVAETGWFHFFILCFVLALPGMLILFKVAPWNEKSENPVAS
- a CDS encoding YeaH/YhbH family protein, which translates into the protein MLHQIIDRRLSGKNKSIANRERFLRRFRAAIHRSVTEAVRDRGIKEIENAKSISIPRKGISEPIFGHGPGGKREMVHPGNQDYLQGDRIARPDGGQGGGGSSASDQGEGEDEFVFQLSREEFMQYFFEDLELPRLIKTNLLAVPSWKNMRAGYSTDGSPNNIDIVRSLRSSLGRRIALGSPLVVRLRELELLMETLKADPQDRREEIKRLEDDIHHLKGRIWRIPFIDPFDLRYVNRVKVPQPSSRAVMFCVMDVSGSMDEQRKDLSKRFFILLYLFLTRNYEHIEVVFIRHHTRADEVDEETFFHSQESGGTVVSSALELMKQIIDERYPPGDWNIYGAQASDGDNWNDDSPKCRQLLELEILPRSRYFAYIQVTVEEQNLWTEYQQIAAVNPQFAMKKVQAASEIYPVFRELFEKQVHS
- the metX gene encoding homoserine O-succinyltransferase MetX — protein: MSLGIVAPQSMHFATPLQLQSGALLADYTLVYETYGSLNADKSNAVLVCHALNASHHVAGVYQDDEKNVGWWDNMVGPGKALDTNKFFVIGVNNLGSCFGSTGPMHLNAATGKPYGADFPVVTVEDWVQAQARLADALGIVQFAAVMGGSLGGMQALAWSLLYPTRLRHCVVIASTPKLSAQNIAFNDVARQAILTDPGFHGGDYYAHGVVPKNGLRVARMVGHITYLSDDDMAEKFGRDLRSGAYQFGFGIDFEIESYLRYQGDKFSEYFDANTYLLITKALDYFDPAKEYDGDLTRALSKTEAQFLLVSFMTDWRFSPERSREMVQALVNNKRRVSYAEIDAPHGHDAFLLDDPRYMSVVGEYYNRIWQELEQPAASTAVTEAAGAVHEF
- a CDS encoding HPr family phosphocarrier protein, with the protein product MIQQEIEIINKLGLHARASAKFTQLASKFKSEVWMTRNKRRVNAKSIMGVMMLAAGKGSTILLEAEGEDEKTCFDALYQLIQDKFGEGE
- the gshB gene encoding glutathione synthase; the protein is MKIAFLADPLDTFKTYKDSTYAMMVEAVKRGHTIYAFEQKDMALESGIVTANVIRVSLTGDDKDWYRASAPSAMFLSEFDAILLRKDPPFDMEYIYTTYLLELAETQGARVFNKPQAIRDHNEKLAIAQFSKYTSPTLVTRDAARLRAFHAEHQDVILKPLDGMGGAGIFRVRQDGLNLGSIIETLTDNGHRTIMIQRFIPEIVAGDKRVLVIGGKVVPYSLARIPQGSEVRGNLAAGGIGVAQPLTARDREIGEALGPVLSQRGLLLVGLDVIGDYLTEVNVTSPTCFQEIKQQAGFDVAEMFIDALEAAL
- the metW gene encoding methionine biosynthesis protein MetW encodes the protein MNFDQLSSLRPDLAFIAHWVRGESQVLDLGCGDGVMLDYLQSDKQCAGYGVEIDDSKIPVCVARGVSVIQQDMEAGLTLFADNAFDTVLCLSALQMMKNVEGVLRDIARVGREAIVSFPNFAYWPHRVALLRGRMPVSKSLPYEWYDTPNLRCATIKDFEELANEVGLEVLECVALHDGQPISVLPNWRGSLAVFRFRKK